A genome region from Sphingobium sp. WTD-1 includes the following:
- a CDS encoding cell division protein FtsQ/DivIB, producing MAEARIRRGGTARLSTARGKVRAKAGSGRGRQLKRQSSFDRLLELLPISEDTLQKLATWAIFAIFGGIAIAIAIYAGLPDMARQQAASLAARAGFEVEKVEVRGVERMDEMPVYNIALGQVDRSMLSLDLPKVRQEMLKLGWVKDARISRRLPDTLVVDIVERDPVAVWQHDGQLHLIDVAGVVLQSVSAGAMPDLPLVVGPNANLQTAGLNKLMESAPALKPMLAGATWVGNRRWDLRFQSGETLSLPEGEQTSAAALVNFARMDGVNRLLGRGIVKFDMRDPDRFVLRLPQGQTSDKPAAADAKAEKTASAPAAGEEG from the coding sequence ATGGCTGAGGCACGGATCCGGCGCGGCGGCACGGCGCGGCTGAGCACGGCGCGGGGCAAGGTGCGCGCCAAGGCCGGATCGGGCCGTGGCCGCCAGCTCAAGCGCCAATCCTCCTTCGACCGGCTGCTCGAATTGCTGCCGATCAGCGAGGATACGCTGCAGAAGCTGGCGACCTGGGCCATCTTCGCGATCTTCGGTGGCATAGCGATCGCCATCGCCATCTATGCGGGGCTGCCCGACATGGCGCGCCAGCAGGCGGCAAGCCTGGCCGCGCGCGCCGGTTTCGAGGTGGAGAAGGTCGAGGTGCGCGGCGTCGAGCGCATGGACGAGATGCCGGTCTATAATATCGCGCTCGGCCAGGTCGATCGCTCGATGCTCTCGCTCGACCTGCCCAAGGTTCGACAGGAAATGCTGAAGCTTGGCTGGGTCAAGGATGCGCGCATTTCCCGCCGCCTGCCCGACACGCTGGTCGTCGATATCGTCGAGCGTGATCCGGTCGCGGTGTGGCAGCATGACGGGCAACTGCATCTGATCGACGTGGCGGGCGTGGTGCTGCAATCGGTGTCGGCCGGGGCGATGCCCGACCTGCCGCTGGTGGTCGGCCCCAATGCCAATCTCCAGACCGCCGGCCTCAACAAGCTGATGGAAAGCGCGCCTGCCTTGAAGCCGATGCTGGCTGGCGCAACCTGGGTCGGGAACCGTCGCTGGGATCTGCGCTTTCAGTCTGGGGAGACGCTGTCGCTGCCTGAGGGCGAACAGACATCGGCGGCAGCGCTGGTGAATTTCGCGCGCATGGATGGCGTCAACCGGCTGCTCGGCCGGGGCATCGTCAAGTTCGACATGCGTGATCCCGATCGTTTCGTGCTGCGTCTGCCGCAGGGCCAGACCAGCGATAAGCCGGCAGCGGCGGACGCCAAGGCGGAAAA
- a CDS encoding D-alanine--D-alanine ligase, which translates to MSRGPWHVAVLMGGWSAERPVSLSSGEGVAKALESRGHHVTRIDMDRDVAARLAETRADVVFNALHGVPGEDGTVQGMMDLMGLTYTHSGLATSVIAIDKQLTKQALVPHGIPMPGGHIVTSESLYAGDPLPRPYVLKPVNEGSSVGVAIVTAEGNYGNPIARDSVGPWQEFPELLAEPYIRGRELTTAVLGDEALLVTELRPKSGFYDFDAKYTDGMTEHVCPAEIPDDITEACKAIALKAHQLLGCKGASRSDFRWDDSQGVEGLYLLEVNTQPGMTPLSLVPEQAKKLGIEYAELVERICEEALTRGPNMGAGNG; encoded by the coding sequence ATGAGCCGTGGTCCCTGGCATGTCGCCGTATTGATGGGCGGCTGGTCGGCGGAGCGGCCGGTGTCGCTGTCGAGCGGCGAGGGCGTTGCCAAGGCGCTGGAATCGCGCGGGCATCACGTCACGCGAATCGACATGGATCGCGACGTCGCTGCGCGCCTGGCCGAGACCAGGGCGGATGTGGTGTTCAACGCGCTGCATGGCGTGCCGGGCGAGGATGGTACGGTGCAGGGCATGATGGACCTGATGGGCCTCACCTACACCCATAGCGGCCTTGCCACCTCGGTCATCGCGATCGACAAGCAACTGACCAAGCAGGCGCTGGTGCCGCACGGCATCCCCATGCCCGGCGGCCATATCGTGACGAGCGAGAGCCTCTATGCCGGCGATCCGTTGCCGCGCCCCTATGTTCTGAAGCCCGTCAATGAGGGCAGCTCGGTCGGCGTGGCGATCGTCACGGCCGAGGGCAATTATGGCAATCCCATCGCGCGCGACAGCGTCGGCCCATGGCAGGAGTTTCCCGAGCTTCTGGCCGAACCCTATATTCGCGGGCGCGAACTGACCACCGCCGTGCTGGGCGATGAGGCGCTGCTCGTCACCGAACTGCGCCCCAAGAGCGGCTTCTATGATTTCGATGCCAAATATACCGACGGCATGACCGAACATGTCTGCCCGGCGGAGATACCGGACGACATTACCGAAGCATGCAAGGCGATCGCGCTCAAGGCGCATCAGCTGCTCGGTTGCAAGGGGGCGTCGCGCTCCGACTTCCGCTGGGACGACAGCCAGGGCGTCGAGGGGCTTTACCTGCTGGAGGTCAATACCCAGCCGGGCATGACCCCCTTGAGCCTGGTGCCGGAACAGGCGAAAAAGCTGGGCATCGAATATGCCGAGCTGGTCGAGCGGATCTGCGAGGAAGCATTGACGAGGGGGCCGAATATGGGGGCTGGCAATGGCTGA
- the murB gene encoding UDP-N-acetylmuramate dehydrogenase yields the protein MASLPAVRGALKADAPLAPLVWFKAGGAAQWLFEPKDADDLSDFLAMLDPAMPVMALGLGSNLIVRDGGVPGVVVRLGKPFAKVEALDATTLVCGGGASGILVSSTARDAGIAGLEFLRSIPGTVGGFVRMNGGAYGRETADILVECDVVLRSGEQVTLLASDLHYSYRHSNMVDGAVVVSATFRGEPGEPAAIQAEMDRIATAREESQPLRSKTGGSTFKNPDGHKAWALVDEAGCRGLALGGAQVSEKHTNFLLNTGDATSADIEALGEEVRRRVKEKSGVELEWEIQRVGVQMIEGKNA from the coding sequence ATGGCTTCTCTCCCGGCCGTTCGCGGCGCGCTCAAGGCCGATGCGCCGCTGGCACCGCTCGTCTGGTTCAAGGCGGGCGGGGCGGCGCAATGGCTGTTCGAGCCCAAGGACGCCGACGATCTGTCCGATTTCCTGGCGATGCTCGATCCGGCGATGCCGGTGATGGCGCTCGGCCTCGGCTCCAACCTGATCGTTCGCGATGGTGGCGTGCCGGGCGTGGTCGTGCGCCTGGGCAAGCCCTTCGCCAAGGTGGAGGCGCTGGACGCCACCACCCTGGTCTGCGGCGGCGGTGCGTCGGGCATCCTCGTCTCCTCGACGGCGCGGGATGCCGGGATTGCCGGTCTTGAATTTCTCCGCTCCATCCCCGGCACGGTCGGCGGCTTCGTGCGGATGAATGGCGGTGCCTATGGCCGCGAGACCGCGGACATATTGGTCGAATGCGACGTGGTGCTGCGCTCGGGCGAGCAGGTGACCTTGCTCGCCAGCGATCTCCATTACAGCTATCGCCATTCCAACATGGTCGACGGCGCGGTTGTCGTGTCGGCGACCTTCCGCGGCGAACCCGGTGAACCGGCCGCGATCCAGGCGGAAATGGACCGCATCGCCACCGCGCGCGAGGAAAGTCAGCCGCTGCGCAGCAAGACCGGCGGATCGACCTTCAAGAACCCGGACGGGCACAAGGCCTGGGCGCTGGTCGATGAAGCGGGCTGTCGCGGCCTCGCGCTGGGCGGCGCGCAGGTGAGCGAGAAGCACACCAATTTCCTGCTCAACACCGGCGACGCCACCAGCGCCGACATCGAAGCGCTGGGCGAGGAAGTCCGCCGCCGCGTCAAGGAAAAGAGCGGCGTCGAGCTGGAATGGGAAATCCAGCGTGTCGGCGTTCAGATGATTGAAGGAAAGAATGCATGA